Genomic segment of Colletotrichum destructivum chromosome 5, complete sequence:
AGACGAAAAGATCGGATATTGACTAAAGACGAGTGGAGTTTTCTTGGCTTTGGAGCAAGAATCGACCAGCTAAATACAAACTCCTGGGTTGGTCCACTGAAAAAGCGCTCGAGTCACTCCCATTATATCGCAACTTGAACGACACCAAAACTGGTGAGATCGAATATCTCGCTGCAGCCAAGAGATCCAGGTCGACCCGACCCGCTCGCgttgcttgcttgcctgATCGGGCCAAGACCAAGCGATCTGCCGGCTGGTGTGGAGCCGGGGCTGGTGTGTTCAGACGGGACCTGGTCAACCTCGGTCCGCATTCTCCCGACTCCTATAGGACCTTGTTCCGTGATCACTGCAGACACTCTTCACAAACTTGGTCACTGGTTACGGAGATGAGCCGAGCCCATGTCATGCACACTTTTTGGGTGGGGGAGATTGGATCACTTTTCAACATTTGTTTGTGTATTAACGGTATCAGTAAGAGTTAGGTATCGAACTGGCCACCAATTGTGGCCACTTTGTAAATCCCCCCACACGCCATGCAACATTCCACATCAACGTTTCGCATTACAATTCAAGTGATGCCCTTAAAATTGGACTCAACTTCAGAGGTGCCTCTAGGCAGTTTACCCGGTATGACGGATAATATAGTATAGAAAACGAGCGAAAATAGACAACGGGACGTCGACTTAGACGTTGGAGCTGCGACGCTCGATGTTGTCGACGGTGACCTTGTCCAAAACGCCGTTGCGGGCGACCTGAGAGGCAAAAGTCTCGTGGGGTACCCACTTGGCCGAGGTACGGGGGGTTgtctcctccatcatcttgTCGACCTGCTCCAGGGACAggcccttggtctcgggAACCAGGAAGTAGGTGTAGACCAGTGCACAGGAGCAGAGACCGCCccagacgaagaagacggaggacTTCAAGTTACCGCGGTTCTCACCGACCATGTAAGGGGTGATGACGGCAATGATGGTGTTCCAGAGCCAGTTGGAGGCGGTGGAAAGGGCGACACCACGGGAGCGCATGGGCAGAGGGAAAATCTCGCCAATGAGAACCCAGGCACCGGGGCCCCAGGTGGAGGCGAAccagaagatgaagatggcgatgaaAGCAATCTGAGCGTTGACGGCAGGGATGTTGTTGGCGATGCTCTTGGTGGCATCAGCGGGATCGGGGTGAGTGTGGTTGAAGCCGACAGTGACACCGATGATGGCAACAAGGAACTGGCAGATCAACATGCCAGTTGCGCCCCAGAGGAGGATCGTGCGGCGACCGAATCTCTCGACGGTCCAGAAGGACAGAGGAGTCGAGCAGACGTTGACGAGAGTGAAGACGAGGGAGATCAGGAAGGTGTTGTCAATAGCACCCGTAGACTGAAGGAAAGGAGTCGAGTAGTAGAAGATGAAGTTGACACCGGTCCACTGCTGCATCATCTGGAGAGAAGTACCGAGAATGGTCTTGCGCAAGTTGGAGTTGGCCTTGAAGAGAGAACCCTTGAAGCAGTTGGCCCAGGTGCCGAACCAGGTGGTGTTGGGGACAAGCTGGCGCTCGTActcctcgttggcgacgatctcggcgagctcgactTGGATGTACTCCGAGTTCTCGGGCTGACCACgaaggcgagagagagagcgggcggcatcggcaagTCTGCCCTTCTTGACGAAGTATCTGGGGGAGTCGGGGAAGAGCAtcagaccgccgccgaggatgatAGCCCAGGGGAACTGGATGGCGATGGGGATGCGGTAGGAGCCAGTGTCTTTTCGGTCCTTGGTGGCGTAGACGACGCAAGCAGCCAAGAGCAGACCGATGGTGATGCAGAACTGGTAGCCGGAGACGAGAGCACCACGAACCTTCTTGGGTGACTGTGATTTGTGTGTTAGTGTAATGATTCCTAAGGGGATCGGGGATCGTGGATTCAAGCGAGGCGGTTACTCACAATCTCAGACATGTACAgaatgacgacggcggactCGAAACCCACACCAATACCAGCAATGAGacggccggcgacgatggggCCGAGAGCGGTGTTGACGTTGGTAATCATCTGGATTACGACACCGATCATGTAGATGAGGCAGCCAAGAATGACAGTCCACTTGCGGCCCATCATGTCGGCCA
This window contains:
- a CDS encoding Putative major facilitator, sugar transporter, major facilitator superfamily; amino-acid sequence: MEKETGVTRDPVQGLAVTDDVNAIEAPVTWKAYLICAFASFGGIFFGYDSGYINGVLGSSIFIEAVEGPGATSIGESDTSLIVSILSCGTFFGALIAGDLADMMGRKWTVILGCLIYMIGVVIQMITNVNTALGPIVAGRLIAGIGVGFESAVVILYMSEISPKKVRGALVSGYQFCITIGLLLAACVVYATKDRKDTGSYRIPIAIQFPWAIILGGGLMLFPDSPRYFVKKGRLADAARSLSRLRGQPENSEYIQVELAEIVANEEYERQLVPNTTWFGTWANCFKGSLFKANSNLRKTILGTSLQMMQQWTGVNFIFYYSTPFLQSTGAIDNTFLISLVFTLVNVCSTPLSFWTVERFGRRTILLWGATGMLICQFLVAIIGVTVGFNHTHPDPADATKSIANNIPAVNAQIAFIAIFIFWFASTWGPGAWVLIGEIFPLPMRSRGVALSTASNWLWNTIIAVITPYMVGENRGNLKSSVFFVWGGLCSCALVYTYFLVPETKGLSLEQVDKMMEETTPRTSAKWVPHETFASQVARNGVLDKVTVDNIERRSSNV